CGAACACGATGTAATCCGCGAAGAGCGGAGAGGAACCGCCGATGAAGGGCTGATAGGTCAGCAGGCTGCGCAGCGGTTCGAGCTTCTTCAAGAACTCCGGATGGCGCGCCTCGCGCTCCGACGCGACGCTTTCGAGCGTTCTGCCGAGGTTGCGCTTCTCGCGGCTGTCTCGGAAATAGGCCTGGTCGGCCGGCGCAAGGCGGTCGTGGATGTCCATGATCGCGGCCGCACCAAGGAAGGGGTGGATCGTATGTTGCGTCCAACGCTCGACGAATCGTGCCATTGCCTTGCCGCCCTCACCGCCGAACAGGCTGGGGCGGTCCGGATAAGCGTCCTCGAGATAGAGCGCGATGTCGAACGAGTCGGCCACCAGCTTTTCACCGTCGCGAATCACCGGGACGGTCCGTGAAAAGCCGCCCTCCACGCCTGCAACCCCGGTGAACGGGGTCGGCACGCTGCGGAAGGCGAGCCCCTTGTGCGCCAGCGCCATCGCGACTTTCCAGCAGTGCGGACTGAACGGCCGCGCGGGGTCCTGGCCCACCAGATCGTAAAGCAAAATCGTCATTGCACCCTCGTCTCGGTTCCGCGGTCTGATAGGTTCGGGGCTGTCGCACCTTTCTGGAAGAAGCCCGTGAAGCAGCACTTCATGATGTTCGCCGCCTACAA
This portion of the Mesorhizobium shangrilense genome encodes:
- a CDS encoding glutathione S-transferase family protein, coding for MTILLYDLVGQDPARPFSPHCWKVAMALAHKGLAFRSVPTPFTGVAGVEGGFSRTVPVIRDGEKLVADSFDIALYLEDAYPDRPSLFGGEGGKAMARFVERWTQHTIHPFLGAAAIMDIHDRLAPADQAYFRDSREKRNLGRTLESVASEREARHPEFLKKLEPLRSLLTYQPFIGGSSPLFADYIVFGAFQWVRVTSTFAFLPEDDPLTAWVGRCLDLHGGVGRKVAAAA